Proteins encoded by one window of Halichondria panicea chromosome 8, odHalPani1.1, whole genome shotgun sequence:
- the LOC135339420 gene encoding beta-1,3-glucosyltransferase-like, whose amino-acid sequence MKVAVLLVFWCLCSDCQGSGDVVITIVTPDSPWHTQQAVRKQEQWSKHGATVILSTQLSTEGAPWTLTPLLAPLAEGYGSALWFVLVTEWTLVNVDQLDTALSTYDPHKEWYIGHSVEDSEPVIVHHFNTPHSLAFPLLHSGIILSAPALKRMATLSGSFNPSFNIDPVFEFSLFLKYLHTPVYKELHPSPSPPHPDGLLLTHLPALCTTPLTPHCATGVSLQQNCSGRLNVESVFFAVKTCGKFHKTRLPVVWDTWAAGLPESCIGYYSDFADERFKTTSLGIPNTEKGHCGKMAAILQLFEREQMTHDWLVVADDDTLLSVDRLLEVLRCYDSSRPVLMGDLYGYTAHRVGGSSFVSGGGSMVLSSVAVRSFVSTGQRCPTRDYADDMLLGMAAKSLGWDVVQSPFFHQDQPRSYPQAVIEAQKAVSFHRHSPMDPATVYSQYLSTEHETLRDKKTEL is encoded by the exons ATGAAGGTAGCTGTGTTACTAGTGTTCTGGTGCCTGTGTAGCGACTGTCAAG GCAGTGGTGATGTAGTGATCACTATAGTCACTCCTGATAGCCCGTGGCACACTCAACAAGCTGTCAGGAAACAAGAGCAATGGTCCAAGCATGGAGCCACTGTTATCCTCTCTACACAGCTCTCCACTGAGGGGGCTCCTTGGACCCTGACACCACTGCTAGCACC ACTAGCCGAGGGCTATGGCAGTGCCTTGTGGTTTGTCCTTGTCACTGAATGGACACTAGTGAATGTGGACCAACTAGACACAGCACTCTCAACCTACGATCCTCACAAA gagTGGTATATTGGTCACAGTGTAGAGGACAGTGAGCCTGTTATTGTGCACCACTTCAACACACCTCACAGTCTAGCCTTTCCCCTACTCCACTCTGGCATTATCCTGTCAGCCCCAGCCCTCAAGAg GATGGCTACACTATCGGGCAGTTTCAATCCATCCTTCAACATTGACCCAGTATTTGAG TTCTCCTTGTTCCTCAAGTATCTGCACACTCCAGTGTATAAAGAGCTGcatcccagcccctccccccctcacCCTGATGGCCTCCTCCTGACACACCTCCCTGCACTCTGTACCACACCTCTCACTCCACACTGTGCCACTGGAGTCAGTCTGCAACAAAACTGT AGTGGTAGGCTGAATGTGGAGAGTGTGTTCTTCGCTGTCAAGACTTGCGGAAAGTTCCACAAGACACGCT TGCCTGTTGTGTGGGACACGTGGGCAGCCGGCCTGCCTGAGTCATGCATCGGTTACTATAGCGACTTCGCTGATGAGCGGTTCAAGACAACCAGCTTAGGAATTCCAAACACTGAGAAAG GTCACTGTGGGAAAATGGCAGCCATTTTACAGCTGTTTGAACGTGAGCAGATGACTCATGATTGGCTTGTAGTGGCGGATGATGACACTCTACTAAG tgTGGATCGTCTGTTGGAGGTGTTGCGTTGCTATGACTCCAGCCGGCCTGTCCTCATGGGAGACCTGTATGGGTACACAGCTCATAGAGTGGGCGGCAGCAGCTTTGTGTCTGGAGGGGGAAG TATGGTACTAAGCTCTGTGGCTGTGAGAAGTTTTGTGTCGACAGGTCAAAGGTGTCCTACCAGGGACTATGCTGATGATATGCTCCTTGGTATGGCTGCTAAATCACTAGGTTGGGACGTAGTCCAATCTCCCTTCTTCCATCAG GACCAGCCAAGGTCCTACCCTCAAGCTGTAATAGAGGCTCAGAAAGCTGTCTCATTTCATAGACACAGCCCCATGGACCCAGCAACAGTCTATTCTCAATACCTCAGCACTGAACATGAAACACTCAGAGATAAGAAAACTGAACTTTAA
- the LOC135339423 gene encoding serine-rich adhesin for platelets-like, whose amino-acid sequence MDIISCFRLGQALRHGDTDSFLAAYDSLLDSLDPSAGIQLTTAKECARQISELPDDDFAVLQSSVSTCEVSISTEEAVVIQLQSLLEELACGDGEGGVTTTELHGDNVIELHSDGSPNPTSNQCDEKQTSSGDILQDHPPQDQTISTPQCTAVDSSTASIQGPQCTAVDSSTASIQGPQCTAVDSSTASIQGPQCTAVDSSTASIQGPQCTAVDSSTASIQGPQCTAVDSSTASIQGPQCTAVDSSTASIQGPQCTAVDSSTASSSVEGLCRENISREGYTIVRRRRNKQSKSVCPPNVYQSQPSKRGRGGHKNNYNGRQNDSRHGYTSGYCGNKERHVRGRRERGSMAECTSYNHAEVVSFLLQGWQSAQRELLTSTH is encoded by the exons ATGGACATCATCTCTTGCTTCAGACTGGGACAAGCTCTGCGCCATGGTGATACTGACAGCTTCCTAGCAGCTTATGACTCTTTGCTAGACTCCCTGGACCCATCAGCAGGCATACAG TTGACAACAGCTAAAGAGTGTGCTAGGCAAATATCAGAGCTACCAGATGATGACTTTGCTGTATTGCAATCCTCTGTAAGCACGTGTGAAGTGTCCATATCCACTGAAGAGGCTGTAGTGATACAGTTGCAGTCACTACTGGAGGAGCTGGCCTGTGGCGATGGAGAGGGAGGCGTGACCACTACTGAGTTACATGGTGACAATGTTATAGAGTTACATAGTGACGGGAGCCCCAATCCTACCTCCAATCAATGTGATGAGAAACAGACGTCAAGTGGTGATATATTGCAAGACCACCCACCCCAAGATCAAACAATATCCACCCCACAGTGTACAGCAGTGGATAGCAGCACAGCCTCTATACAGGGACCACAGTGTACAGCAGTGGATAGCAGCACAGCCTCTATACAGGGACCACAGTGTACAGCAGTGGATAGCAGCACAGCGTCTATACAGGGACCACAGTGTACAGCAGTGGATAGCAGCACAGCGTCTATACAGGGACCACAGTGTACAGCAGTGGATAGCAGCACAGCGTCTATACAGGGACCACAGTGTACAGCAGTGGATAGCAGCACAGCCTCTATACAGGGACCACAGTGTACAGCAGTGGATAGCAGCACAGCGTCTATACAGGGACCACAGTGTACAGCAGTGGATAGCAGCACAGCCTCTAGCTCTGTAGAGGGTCTCTGCAGAGAGAACATAAGCAGAGAAGGTTATACAATCGTACGCAGGAGGAGAAACAAACAATCTAAGAGTGTGTGTCCACCCAATGTCTACCAGAGCCAGCCCTCAAAGAGAGGGAGAGGAGGACACAAGAATAACTATAATGGGAGACAGAACGACAGTCGTCATGGCTACACTTCTGGTTACTGTGGCAACAAGGAGCGGCATGTGAGAGGGAGGAGGGAGCGTGGCAGTATGGCTGAATGTACCTCCTACAATCATGCCGAGGTGGTCTCATTCTTACTACAAG GTTGGCAGTCGGCTCAGAGGGAACTACTCACCTCCACtcattaa
- the LOC135339431 gene encoding CDP-diacylglycerol--inositol 3-phosphatidyltransferase-like, translating into MAENIFLFIPNLIGYARVVLGIISFYYMPFDPIKASICYLLSGLLDAFDGWAARRFNQGTSFGAVLDMVTDRCATTCLLMTLCLFYPSWMLVWQCIVALDISSHWIQMYSALVVGDTSHKVTDLTANPIMRYYYKRPILFTFCAANELFFASLYMLYFTPGPTLTVFGYEVGAWYLVAIVTFPVSFLKQVVSVVQLIVASQNIGVLDANSRANKEHKQ; encoded by the exons ATGGCTGAGAATATCTTCCTGTTCATCCCCAACCTCAtag GCTACGCACGAGTGGTGTTGGGGATCATCTCCTTCTACTACATGCCCTTTGACCCCATCAAGGCCTCCATATGCTACCTACTCAGTGGACTATTGGATGCATTTGATGGATGGGCAGCACGAAGGTTCAACCAAG GTACTAGTTTTGGCGCAGTGTTGGATATGGTTACAGACAG ATGTGCCACCACTTGCCTCCTGATGACACTCTGCCTGTTCTACCCCTCCTGGATGCTAGTCTGGCAATGTATAGTGGCCCTTGATATATCCAGTCATTGGATTCAGATGTACAGTGCCCTAGTGGTGGGGGACACCAGCCATAAAGTCACTGATCTCACAGCCAACCCCATCATGAGATATTACTACAAACGA CCTATTCTGTTCACATTCTGTGCGGCTAATGAGCTCTTCTTTGCATCTCTCTACATGCTCTACTTCACACCTGGCCCCACAC TCACTGTGTTCGGCTATGAGGTGGGGGCGTGGTATCTGGTTGCTATAGTGACGTTCCCCGTGTCATTCCTGAAGCAAGTAGTGTCTGTGGTTCAACTGATTGTGGCCAGTCAGAATATTGGAGTGTTGGACGCTAACAGCAGGGCCAACAAGGAACACAAGCAATGA